A single window of Micrococcaceae bacterium Sec5.1 DNA harbors:
- a CDS encoding glutamate--cysteine ligase, which produces MRTFGVEEELLIADPVDGMPLPLAAGILDIAAQPHMNTASYPEAGDSLKSEFKQEQIEVNSRPCRTAAELRDEIRLGRALADSAARTLGARVAALATPPEFHATPTLGNQRYATMGTEFGLISREQLTCGFHVHVAIESPDEGVGVLDRMRQWLPVLLALSANSPFWMGSDTGFASYRTQIWNRWPTAGPMDVFGSSEGYRAVLANLLGTGVPLDEGMIYFDARLSRGHPTVELRIADVCLYAEDALTIAVIARALVETAATQWRKGEPPSDALTSLLRMANWRSSRFGINDQLVHPMDHRPYPAADVAGALLRHVRGALTKSGDLALARAGVAKILRRGTGERLQRQAYNRRLRLSDVVSAAIASTHEYGERSSAGLLSH; this is translated from the coding sequence ATGCGTACGTTTGGCGTCGAGGAAGAGTTGCTGATCGCAGATCCCGTTGACGGGATGCCGCTTCCGCTTGCTGCGGGCATCCTGGACATAGCTGCCCAACCCCACATGAACACGGCAAGCTATCCGGAAGCCGGTGATTCCCTCAAATCGGAGTTCAAACAGGAACAGATTGAGGTGAATTCCCGGCCTTGCCGGACGGCAGCGGAGCTTCGCGATGAGATCCGCCTTGGGCGGGCTTTGGCCGATTCGGCTGCACGGACGTTGGGGGCCAGGGTGGCCGCCTTGGCTACGCCCCCGGAATTCCACGCGACGCCCACCTTGGGCAATCAACGCTATGCGACCATGGGAACAGAGTTCGGCCTTATTTCGCGCGAGCAGCTCACGTGCGGATTCCACGTCCACGTGGCCATTGAATCGCCGGATGAAGGCGTGGGCGTCCTGGACAGGATGCGCCAATGGCTCCCGGTGCTCCTTGCTTTGAGTGCAAACTCCCCGTTTTGGATGGGCTCCGACACAGGCTTTGCCAGTTACCGGACCCAAATTTGGAACAGATGGCCCACTGCCGGGCCCATGGACGTCTTCGGCTCGTCAGAGGGCTACCGGGCGGTGCTCGCGAACCTGCTGGGCACGGGCGTCCCTTTGGACGAGGGCATGATCTACTTCGATGCCCGCCTTTCCAGAGGACATCCCACCGTTGAACTCCGCATCGCCGACGTCTGCCTGTACGCCGAAGACGCCCTCACCATCGCGGTGATTGCCCGGGCTTTGGTGGAGACTGCGGCGACACAATGGCGGAAGGGGGAGCCGCCGTCGGACGCTTTGACCAGCCTGTTGCGGATGGCCAACTGGCGGTCCAGCCGCTTTGGCATCAACGATCAACTGGTTCACCCAATGGATCACAGGCCCTATCCTGCCGCCGATGTGGCAGGGGCCTTGTTGCGGCACGTCCGCGGGGCGCTGACTAAGTCCGGGGACCTGGCACTCGCACGGGCCGGTGTTGCGAAGATCCTGCGCCGTGGCACGGGCGAACGTCTTCAGCGCCAGGCTTACAACCGGCGGCTTCGGCTCTCCGATGTGGTTTCTGCTGCTA